The window aaaattagcatttaaaCTTGagacatggacttccctggtggtccagtggttaagaaactgcctgccaatacaaggagcacaggttcaatccctggtctggaaaaatcccaaatgctgcagagcaattaagcctgtgcaccacaactatggaAGCCCAaatgccctagaacctgtgctccacaagagaaacccccATAGGAAGAAGCTTGCACACCAGAACTAGAGAGTAGGTCTCACTcgctgcgactagagaaagcctgtgcagcaacaaagacccagcacagccaaaaaaaccctCTAAGACCTGAAGGAGAAGTGGGATTAGACCAGGTTGACAGAATTGTGTTCCACGCAGGGATGGTGGCATacatgcaaaggtcctgaggttgAAGTCGGATTTGTGTATCTAAAGAAAAAAGTCCACTCTAATGATCCTTTTTAATGTTGGCAACTACACACTTGCATCCTTCCTGGGTGTAAACTTCCAGGTGGGCCTGGTAGACTTGACCAGAAATGTTTAGAAACCAAGGTTGGTAAGACAGACGTTTGGAAATTTCCTGGCTATCAATAGGAGGCAATTTACACTGCAAACAATGTCATTTCTTCCATTCTGGAGCTGATGTTTGCTTTCACCTGACTGGTGAAGCTCCTGAGACACAGGAGCTTGTGTGGCCTCACCCTATGAACACTCACACTCCACGAACCGAAACACTTTGTCTCATAAATTCTTTGGAGCTACTGTCTGCTACTCTTAGCCCCATTCTTCCAGGCAGCAAGCGGAGGACTTGCCAGGAAGGCCAGGAAGGACTGtcccttgcctgaggtcacagaggcCAAGCCCTAATCATCATGCCCTACCAACTTCCACCCTACACGTTTCAACTTCTGGGCACATGTTGGGCCACCTTTTGTGACTTGGGCCTGGGTTTCCCATACaacccacgttccctgcactTCCTCATGCcgttaggaaaaaataaacacacacacacacacacacacatatactggaCCATCTCATCCACCTTTTCCTTCCATCTGCCGAACCTGGGCCCCCAAGGAGCAGTGAGGTGCCAGGCTCTGGTGTGCATCtgtggaaggggtggggaggggagagagtccCTTTCGgtgcccagtgtgtgtgtgtgcaatttcCTGCCAGTGAGGAAACACTCGGCTCAAATCAGCCCTGGTTCTCCTTTCCCTGCTCTGGCCTCACAGGAGGAGCTGGCAGCAAGCCGTGGGCCACCCTAGCCTCCGCCAGATTTCCTGACCAAACGCGGGAGGAGAGATGCCCTGGATTGTCTTGCTGTTTGCAGCCGGTGAGCTGATGCCCCTGCGCCACCCCTCACCCTGTTCCGCTCCCTCCATCCACCACCTTGTCTCTgctggggggtggcggggaggggtgCATGCACACGAGCAGGAGCTGGAGAGGCTGAGCCCTGACAGATTTGCCCTAGAGCCTTGGCCAAGGTGCCGGGGGGCACGCGGAGCATGGACGTCTCTTGTGGGGTCTCAGTACCCCCCACATCACAGGTATTAGAAATGCCACCCCACTGGAGACAGCAGTGCCCACACCCCATAACTCAGCCCTGCTTGGCCTCTGCAGGTTTCTACCCCCGGGACTGGGGCAGCAGGAGGATCTACTGGTAGGTCGGAGAGGGTGAGAGGAAAGCTGGATAAGGAAAGGCTTGTGTTGACCTCACCTGAGCCAGACACTCCACGCGGGAACCTGGGGCCACTGGGGAGACACTGGTCCCTCCTGCAGGAAGCCGTGCCCTGAAATCGTATCCCTCATCACAGCCTGGGAAACAAGACAGAATcactctgccctccccttctcccctcgatcacccccacctcctgccacccAAACTCCTTGAGCACTCCACACCCCTTCCAGCCTCCAGCCTTTGCCTGAGATggtccctctgcctagaatgctcGCTCCCAGCTCTTCCATGCTGTGtcttcagggaagccctctctagcTACCCCATCACCCTCGTCTCCTTGAGAATGTCAGCTCCCCAGCAGGCATGTCTTGTCTGTTCATCTGTCTGTCCGTCTGTCTCATCCACTGCTCTGTCCTCAGAGCCTAAACAGGGCCTAAACATGGTCAGTGCTGTTGATAGAAGTAATACGAGTGTAACTGTGATGCTGTGCAACATCCACGGCTATTATAAAATGACTCCAACAACATGACCTCTCACCATGTGCTGGGCGCTTGATCCTCTCAACATAGCAGTAGGATAGGGAcaactaggggcttcccaggtggcgctagtggtaaagaacctgcctgccaatgcaggagacacaggttcaatccctgggtcaggaagatccccttgagcagggcatggcaacccaccccagtattcttgcctagagaaccccatggagagagaagtctggcaggctacggtccctagggtcacaaagagtcagacatgactgaagcgacagcatgcaCTCACAAGGACAACTAGCCTCCAGTTGTACAtaaaaaccaaggcccagagagggtgagCCATTTGCCCAAGGCTACACAGCCAGGCTGGCCTCTGCTCTAACCACCCCCGCACCTAACCTCCCCTATCTTGCTTCGCAGGCTCCTTGGCGATCCCGGCGCCATCCATCATGCTGGTGCCCCCACACCCCAGCAGTAAAGAGGACCCCATCCACATCTCGTGCATGGCCCCCAGGGGTTTCCCAGGGGCGAATTTCACGCTGTATCAAGATGGGGAGGTGGTGGAGCTCCTGAAAGCCCCCAAGGACCAGCTCAGGGTCATCTTCAACCTGAGTGGTGGCAGCAGGGAGGTTCGAGGGGGACCGTTCTGCTGCCAGTATAGCGTACTTGGCGAGAATAGGCAACCCCAGCTGTCAAACCTCAGTGAGCCTGTGCACGTCTCCTTCCCAGGTAAGTCCCTCCCATCGGCTCTCACTGCCTAGGCTCCATCTTTTCATGGCCAAACCTTTGTAGACACTCTTCTCTCCTCCTGGGAGTCATCACTCTTCCAACTTGCCAGGAGTTTCTTTTcctccgtggatggaggagcctggtaggccacagtccacagggtcgcaaagagttggacacgactgagcaacttcactttcaccatatgCAATGGGTACAGTCattcttcccattttccagataaggaaactgaggcacaagagcTGAAGAGGCTGGCACAGGTCACTCAGCCAGCAGGCAGCAGAGCTGGAGTTCCACCGGCCTCTGAAGTCCAGACGTTAGCAGCCCTTTCCTTACTGGCCACAGTATTTATGAGCACCTGCTATGCACCAGGCACCGCCCTTGGCATTGCAGGCTCAGCAGCGAATGAAACAAAAGTCCCTGCCCTCTTGCACATTACGAGGGGGTGGCAATGGACATCAGATGATAAATAAGGAGTTTTGTAAATATTCAGTCAGCTAGTAGGGGACAAGGGAAGTGATAGGAATGAAATAACAGCCTGGTgaagggcatcttttttttttttttttttgcgttgtgccatgtggcttgcagaatcttaattccccaaccagataGGGAACCCAGACCCTTGCAGTGAAAGTGctagggtcctaaccactggaccaccagggaattcccacgcGTGTCATTTTAAACAGAGAGGAGAGTGATCAGGGAAGGTCTTTCTGAGGAGGTGATGTTTGAGCCTGAAGGATGAGGAGCCAGCCACATGGCTGTCTGGGCAGGACGGTTGCAGGCAGAGGAAGCTggctgtgcaaaggccctgaggctggagcGTGCCTGGTGTGTTTGAGGGGCGTGGAGGTGCCCCATATGACTGAAGCATAGCAAGCAAGGGGAAAGTGGCTGGGAGATGAGAGCAGGGGGAGGCAAGGAGGATCATGCAGGGCCTTTGGCTGCAGCACGGACTCGGACTTTTTGTCTGAGTGCGACTGAAGCCCTGGGAGTGAAGATGTCTTCCTCTGGTCTTTCCAGGAGTGGGGGCTGGGCCTGGTCTTTGGatcaaggaggaggagggaggggagggagagagggaggagcctCGGGGTAGACTCCCTGCGTCACCAACAGTCAGAACTTTCCTGCTGCAGAGAGAAGGCTGTAGCCAGCAGAGGCCCACAGGTTGTGATGACAGAACACTCTCTGTGTCCTTCCCCGGCCTCAAGTTCC is drawn from Bos mutus isolate GX-2022 chromosome 7, NWIPB_WYAK_1.1, whole genome shotgun sequence and contains these coding sequences:
- the C7H19orf38 gene encoding protein HIDE1 codes for the protein MPWIVLLFAAGSLAIPAPSIMLVPPHPSSKEDPIHISCMAPRGFPGANFTLYQDGEVVELLKAPKDQLRVIFNLSGGSREVRGGPFCCQYSVLGENRQPQLSNLSEPVHVSFPVPTWILALSLSLAGAALLLAGLVIIALIIRKVKVKNLNKRRERESCWVNIATTDMSFDNSLFTIMKMTSEEDAANLDAPSGSTETPGPRKRPTSTSSSPEPPEFSTFRAC